AAGAGTGATAACGGTCAGAGAGTTGTACAATATTGTGGCGGGTGATTGACATGAACCTCCTCATCATAGCCCCCTGCCTCCTCAGCCCGTTCTACGTCTACCGCGGGCCGAAGGAGAAGGAGTACGAAACTGCGAGAAGGCTGAGAGAGCTTATCGGGAAGCTTGGAGACGAGTGGCAGGTCTTTGCCTATCCCTGCCCCGAATACGCCTTAATCGGCTGGCCGAGGGCGCCGGCGAGCAGGGAAGTCTACGAGCGCTTAGGCATGCGCGAGAGGGCGAAGATAATAGCGGACTTCGTTGGGAGGGTTCTGACTGACGAGAAGCCCGAGAAGGTCGTCTTCGTCGGCGTCAAAGGCTCTCCCACCTGCGGCATCTTCCACACGAGTTCAAGCAATCCTGAGAGCTATCCCTACAGAGCGATGCAGGAGTTCTTCTACCTGGGCAAGGAGGAAAGGTTAAAGCGCTCGAAGGAGCTTGTTGGCGAGCAGGGGTTCAGGCTCGTGAAGATGCCCGGAATACTCTTTGAGATACTCATGGCGAGGTTCCCGGAAGGGAGTTACATCGAGTTCGACAAGGACGACTTGGAGGGAAGCGTTGAGACGCTTAAGGAGGCACTTGGGCTTGGAAGTGGTTCTGGATGATGTGGTACACGCACGTTGTCTTTGGGGTCTTTTTCTACCTCGTGGCGGTTCTGCTTGGAGCACCCGCCTGGCCCCTCCTCATAGGGATGGCCGCCTTCGGTGCCTTAATGCCCGACATAGACCACCCGAAGTCCTTCATCTCGACGAAACTGCCCGGCGGAACGGTGATGCCCCGCTTCGTCGAGCACCGGGGAGCAACGCACACGGTGGAGGCCGCACTGCTGATTACAGCCCTCGTCGGTGGAATAGCTTACTGGATAACGGGGAGCTACTGGTTCGCGGTGGCCTTCTTCATCGGCTACATCTCGCATCTCTTCGCGGACACGCTCACCGTTTCGGGGATAAAGTGGAGCCTCTTCTCGAACTTCCATCCGAGGGGAAAGATAAGGACTGGAACGAAGGGTGAGGGGCTGGTTCTGATACTGATGACCTTCGCGACGATCGTTCTCGGAATTTACATCGCCCTGCCGGAGGAGACGAGCAAGAACCTCGGCTGGGTTATGCTGATAGCCCTGATAGCGACCTTCGCGGTAATAGGGAAGAAGCTGAAGAGGCTGAGGTGAAAGACAAAAGTATTAACATTTTTTGAATTCTCTCAACAAATACCCTGCTAATATTCCCACTATAAAAGCTACGAAAATAAAACTAACAAGACCAATAAAGCTTATTATCCCCAAAGTTTCTTTTTGTAATTGACCAACATGATAAATAGTTGAATTAGTTGTCTTAACGGTCAAATTATACGCACTATTGATCCACCGAGGGATGTATGCAAATATCTTTTTAGATAGCAACTTCAATGTATCCCAAGCATACCAGAGTATAATCCAAAGTATGATAGAAACTACTACCACCGCTATTCCAAACATTTTGTTTTTTCTTAGACATCTGAGAGAATCAATGGCAATCCCCATATATCCTTCTATTTTCTCTTTTAAGCTCAATAATAGACTGTGATCCCGATTAGAACCAATAGGAGAGACTGACTTATACAACCCCTTTTCAACTATTTTTATTGACTCAATGTCCTTCCAAAGGACGTTCCAGTAATCCCCCTCTTCTGACATTTTAGTTACCAAACTACTACCCTCGATTATCTGTCCATTATGCATCAGCTTGGATTTCCGAAGGACGAGAACCTTTCTATCCAGTGGGTCATAGAGCTGGCCGTAGTAGATGTTGCCGGTTTTTGTCTTGACTATTAAGTGAGGAAGGTTATTAGCAAAATCCCGCACTTTAGCTTTCCAGAGAAGACGCACGGCAGTTTCCTTAACATCACTTATTACATAGCTCAAGATAATTATCCAAATTAATACAACTGCCAAGTTCGCTAAGTTTATCCAGGGATCTTTTTTATGAGTGTTAGAGTAAATCAACATCCATATAAACGCAATTGCCCCGGAAATAACAAATGTAAATAACAGACCGAATGTAGAACGCTTTATATTGTCATTATTACTTAAAATATCTAACTCTCGTCCTTTTATTATCAAACTTCCTCTAGAAACTCCAAGCAACCATAACGTTTCGAGAAAGAAAACAAAAAGGAGATAAATAATTGAGTTTCCTTGCTCCATTTTCTTTCCCATCATAAATAAGAGACTCAATATTGAGACGGGTATCGA
The sequence above is drawn from the Thermococcus sp. genome and encodes:
- a CDS encoding metal-dependent hydrolase, with amino-acid sequence MMWYTHVVFGVFFYLVAVLLGAPAWPLLIGMAAFGALMPDIDHPKSFISTKLPGGTVMPRFVEHRGATHTVEAALLITALVGGIAYWITGSYWFAVAFFIGYISHLFADTLTVSGIKWSLFSNFHPRGKIRTGTKGEGLVLILMTFATIVLGIYIALPEETSKNLGWVMLIALIATFAVIGKKLKRLR